The segment GAATCGACTGCGCCGACGATCGCAAATTGTACGTTTACTTTATGTAAGCGAGAAGGCGTTTTTGCGACCGGAACTGCAAACCCGGTCGTATCAGATTGCGTTTTTCTGCAAAACGATGCCAACGGAATTGCAATTTCTAGAAATGCAAAAGGTGAATTGCGCCGTAACGTCTGTCAAAACACAGGCTACGGGATTGCGGTTGGCGACAATGGCGCACCCTTGATCATTGAGAATCGATTGTTTGAAAACCGCTCTGGAATTGTTGTGAGTAATTCAGCACGTCCAGTGTTGCGTGGTAATACGATCGAGCGAAATACCGATTCTGGACTGACAATCGTGGGCAGCGGTTCGCCTAATTTAGGCAGCAGTCAAGACCCAGGCGGAAACATTATTCGCGACAATACAGAGATTGATGTCGAAAACGGAACGAATGTGTCGATCGCTTCTGTTGGCAACCAAATCAATCCCTCTAGAGTCCGAGGCGTAATTGATTTCATTGTCAGTCAAGTTCCGACTCCCACACCAACCCCGACTCCAACTCCCACACCGATACCAACTCCAACACCGACTCCCACACCAACCCCGACTCCAACTCCCACACCGATACCAACTCCCACACCAACCCCGACTCCAACTCCCACACCGATACCAACTCCAACACCGACTCCCACACCAACCCCGACTCCCACACCAACGCCAACGCCAACTCCCACACCAACGCCAACGGCTGGAGTTACGGATATTCGGGGGCATTGGGCTGAGGCATTTATCCAGTCATTGGTAGCTCGCAATCTGATCACGGGCTTTCCAGACAATACGTTTAAACCAGAAAGTCCGCTAACTCGTGCTCAATTTGCAGCGATCGTGGCAAAAGCATTCAATCTGCCCCTCAAGCAACCTGCCACGAATTTCTCAGACGTGCCCTCGAATTTCTGGGCGGCTGAAGCGATCGCCAAAGCAAATCGCATGGGCTTTATTACTGGCTTTCCGGATGGAACCTTCCGTCCTGGCTTGAATTTAACCCGTACTCAAGCGCTCGTTGCATTAGTCAGCGGGCTAGGCTTTACAGGTGGAACTCCAAATACTCTGGCACTGTATAGCGATCGCGCTCAGATTCCGAGTTTTGCGAGCGAGCGAATTGCGGCTGCAACTCAGCGGCGATTAGTCGTGAACTATCCGAATGTTTCACAATTGCGTCCATTGCAGGAGATTACGCGGGCTGAGGTCACGACTTTTATCTATCAAGCTTTAGTCGCGACAAATCAGGCACAAGCGATCGCGTCTGCTTACATCGTCAATCCTGATACTGCGACGACTGCCTTTGTTGATGTCACGAATCACTGGGCAAAGGATTTCATTTTGGGCTTATCTGGTCAGAATTTTATCCAAGGATTTGCCGATGGCACATTCAAACCCGATGCCCCAATGACTCGCGCTCAGTATGCAACTGTCATTGCGAGAACCTTTAACCCGGCTCCGCGCCGCGATTTAGCCACTTTCCCAGATGTGCCTGGGGATTTCTGGGCAAAAAGCGCGATCGAGCAAGCGTATCGAGCAGGCTTTATTTCCGGGTTCCCAGATGGCACATTTAAGCCGAATCAGAACATTACACGGCTTCAGTTGGTGCTATCTTTGGTCAGCGGATTTAACCTCTCTCCTGCAAATCCGAATGTGCTAGCAGTGTTAGACGATCGCAATGCAATTCCACAATCGTTCCAAGATCGAGTAGCAGCAGCGGCTCAAGCAGATATGATTGTGAACTATCCGAATCAAAAGCAGTTCAATCCAAATCGTGAAGCAACACGGGCGGATGTCTCAGCCATGGTTTATCAAACCTTACTTCGAGACGGGCGAGTAGCAGCAGTAGATTCGGGGTATATCTTGACAGCCTAGAACCGCAGAGCGAATTTGATGGGGAATAGGGAGCAATCCGAGCCTGGGTTCTCCCTACTCCTTACTCCCCACTATCAATGCCGTTTAACGACTAGATCGACTTAGAAAAAGTTTGAGCTTTCCGATCGCCTAGATAGGTATCAAACACCGCTGCAATATTCCGAATGAGTAACCGTCCAACTGGCGTAATCTCAATGCCATCACTCCAACGCTTGAGCAGTCCATCTGCTTCGAGCGCATCTAGACGTGAGAGTTCATCCGCGAAGTAATCATTGAAATCTTGATCGAATCCCAAATGATATTTTGCTTCTAAGTCTGCTGCTGAAAGTTGGAACTGACACATCAGTTCCATAATCACAGTGCGTCGGATCAAGTCATCTTGGCTTAAGAGCACTCCTTTCTCAATCGGAAGCTCAGAAGCATCGATCGCAGTGTAGAAGTCTCTTAACCGCTTGTGGTTCTGGATATAAACATCTTGCAACATACTGATAGAAGTAATGCCAAAGCCGAGTAAATCTGACTCAGGCTTTGTGGTGTAGCCTTGGAAATTCCGATGCAGTTGTCCGGCTTGTTGGGCGATCGCTAATTCATCATTGGGCTTCGCAAAGTGATCCATGCCAATAAACACATAGTTACTTTGTGTAAGTTGAGCGATCGTGTTTTGCAGAATCTTGAACTTTTCAACAGTACTAGGCAACGCCGATTCTGGCATCCGTTTCTGAACGGGTTTGAGCCAGGGAATGTAGGCAAAATTGAACACTGCAATGCGATCGGGATTAAGCGCTAACGTTTTCTCAACTGTTTGCTGAAACGTGGCTGAAGTTTGGAATGGTAAACCATAGATCAAATCGACGTTCACACTTTCAAATCCAGCTTCCCGAATCCAATCCATCACATCAAAAAGCATTGCTTCAGGCTGTACCCGATTGATTGCGACTTGCACTTCAGGATTGAAATCTTGAATTCCAAAGCTAATTCGGTTAAAGCCGAGTTGCCTTAGAGAATGAATGTAATGACGATCGACATAGCGCGGATTGATCTCGATCGACAGTTCGGCTGTGGCATCGAATCGAAAATAGCGATGGAAGCGATTCCAAAGAAATTCAACCTGTTGTAAGTCAAGGTAGTTTGGTGTGCCGCCACCCCAATGCAATTGATGAACTTGACGGTCAGAACTGACCGATTGAGCAACTTGGCGGATTTGACGGGCAAGGTAACCTAAGTAGGGTTCTGCGACTTCTCTACGTTGAGTAATGATCGTATTGCAGCCACAGAAATAACAGGGTGTTTCACAGAAAGGGATGTGACAGTATAGGGATAAGGGCGTTTTTTTGTGATTGCCGAGGTCGATCGCTCGGTCGAAGAAATGAGGATCGAAGTCGGGACTAAGTTCTGTAGCAGGCGGATAGCTGGTATAACGGGGAAGGGGCAGGTTGTACTGGTTCAGGAGCGCCGCGTCAAACTCGACCGTTTGGGATAGTTGTTTCATTGGAAAGGATTTTTAATGGGTTTGGATGGGCGAGCCGTTTTGCAGCAGCAGGGTTGAGGGACAAAATTGCCTCTGTTAGCGCGAGGTTGCGACTTTGCACAACAATCGTTGCGGGTTGTGCAAGTTGAGCATTTGCTTAGAGGATGCTTTAAAAGTAATCGTTGAGACGCATTCACCCGCCCCGGAATGGAATTCTAGGGCTAACGGTGCGCAGTCCTTAAAAGGACTGCATCGCTCAAACCTCTGTGTAGTCCAGTTTAGTGGACTTCGTTTTACTAGCCCTGGAATTCCATTCCGGGGCAGGAGGACAACGTGAACGAAGAGGCTTTTTGTACTTTTAAAGCGTCCTCTTAAGCAATCGAAACTCCACGCATCAAACAATTCTTCAAGTTAAGGAGCTAGGACAGGTTCACGATCGCTACCATGAGATCGTCGTTCTGTACTTCCAGGACGATCCTGCCGAGTGAGTAAATCAAAGGTATGTTCTCCGATTGCTGCTTTCACATCGGGTTCGAGTTCATGCATCACATCTTGATTCAGCACAAAGGCAAGGTTTGCTTCGGCAACAATCCGTTCGATTGTGTTCTCGTCTACAGGCAGGCTATCTAGCATCTGACGATAGCGCTCTTTGAATTCTCGTCTAGCTTCAGGAGTTGAGATTTGCTCAAACTCATAAAAATTCGTTCCCTGATTCGGAGGCAAAGACAATGCAGATCGAATCACATTTTTCAAACTCTGTCCTCCTGATAAATCGCCCATATAGCGGGTGTAAGCATGGGCAACCAGCAAGATTGGATCAGTAGCAGCGAGCGTTTTAATTCGAGCGCAGTATGCAATTCCCGCAGATGATGCAACGATCTGATTTTGCCAGTCTTCACCGTAGTAGAATGCGAGATCGCGCGCCAGATTCGCAGTTCGATTCAACCCTGGGAAGTAGAATGCACCAAACACTGGATCTTGAGCGTGCTGCTGTAATGCTGCTTCTAAAGTGCTGTAAACAAAGTACAAATTTGCAAACAGTTTCCGTAGAGGTTCGCGTTCTACAATACCTTTCACAAAGCATTTCATAAATGCAGTGTTTTCTGCTGTGGTGTGAGAGCGTTGGGTTCCTTCTCGTAAGCGGACAGATAAAGTACTCATGAAATTGTTTCCTAATGAATGACAGGACGAGAGGCTTCTGCATCAATTGCAGGTAAGAAATAGAGGCGGAGAAGTTGCCAAATGATCACAGCAATCCAAGGCAATTTTTGAAGCGTTTGAATGAATTTCGGGCGCGACTGACTCGAAATCTCTGCTAGTTTCTGATTCGCGATCGCGCATTTTTCGAGCCGAGGGAAGAACTCTGGATGATCCGTATCAAGCACGCTCGGAAAAGCCCGTTTCGAGGTTTCATTCGTGTTTTGAATCACCGC is part of the Leptolyngbya boryana PCC 6306 genome and harbors:
- a CDS encoding S-layer homology domain-containing protein, whose product is MVQVSSPVLYVNPASGNDSAAGTQAAPLKTIARALQQARSGTTIQLVPGTYNAASGEVFPLFVPAGVTVVGNESTKGKDILVQGGGTYLSPTWAGQNVTFRLDTNAQLRGVTVTNPNTRGSGVWSESTAPTIANCTFTLCKREGVFATGTANPVVSDCVFLQNDANGIAISRNAKGELRRNVCQNTGYGIAVGDNGAPLIIENRLFENRSGIVVSNSARPVLRGNTIERNTDSGLTIVGSGSPNLGSSQDPGGNIIRDNTEIDVENGTNVSIASVGNQINPSRVRGVIDFIVSQVPTPTPTPTPTPTPIPTPTPTPTPTPTPTPTPIPTPTPTPTPTPTPIPTPTPTPTPTPTPTPTPTPTPTPTPTAGVTDIRGHWAEAFIQSLVARNLITGFPDNTFKPESPLTRAQFAAIVAKAFNLPLKQPATNFSDVPSNFWAAEAIAKANRMGFITGFPDGTFRPGLNLTRTQALVALVSGLGFTGGTPNTLALYSDRAQIPSFASERIAAATQRRLVVNYPNVSQLRPLQEITRAEVTTFIYQALVATNQAQAIASAYIVNPDTATTAFVDVTNHWAKDFILGLSGQNFIQGFADGTFKPDAPMTRAQYATVIARTFNPAPRRDLATFPDVPGDFWAKSAIEQAYRAGFISGFPDGTFKPNQNITRLQLVLSLVSGFNLSPANPNVLAVLDDRNAIPQSFQDRVAAAAQADMIVNYPNQKQFNPNREATRADVSAMVYQTLLRDGRVAAVDSGYILTA
- the hemN gene encoding oxygen-independent coproporphyrinogen III oxidase; the protein is MKQLSQTVEFDAALLNQYNLPLPRYTSYPPATELSPDFDPHFFDRAIDLGNHKKTPLSLYCHIPFCETPCYFCGCNTIITQRREVAEPYLGYLARQIRQVAQSVSSDRQVHQLHWGGGTPNYLDLQQVEFLWNRFHRYFRFDATAELSIEINPRYVDRHYIHSLRQLGFNRISFGIQDFNPEVQVAINRVQPEAMLFDVMDWIREAGFESVNVDLIYGLPFQTSATFQQTVEKTLALNPDRIAVFNFAYIPWLKPVQKRMPESALPSTVEKFKILQNTIAQLTQSNYVFIGMDHFAKPNDELAIAQQAGQLHRNFQGYTTKPESDLLGFGITSISMLQDVYIQNHKRLRDFYTAIDASELPIEKGVLLSQDDLIRRTVIMELMCQFQLSAADLEAKYHLGFDQDFNDYFADELSRLDALEADGLLKRWSDGIEITPVGRLLIRNIAAVFDTYLGDRKAQTFSKSI
- a CDS encoding biliverdin-producing heme oxygenase, whose translation is MSTLSVRLREGTQRSHTTAENTAFMKCFVKGIVEREPLRKLFANLYFVYSTLEAALQQHAQDPVFGAFYFPGLNRTANLARDLAFYYGEDWQNQIVASSAGIAYCARIKTLAATDPILLVAHAYTRYMGDLSGGQSLKNVIRSALSLPPNQGTNFYEFEQISTPEARREFKERYRQMLDSLPVDENTIERIVAEANLAFVLNQDVMHELEPDVKAAIGEHTFDLLTRQDRPGSTERRSHGSDREPVLAP